One window of Microbacterium sp. 1S1 genomic DNA carries:
- a CDS encoding flavin monoamine oxidase family protein: MAEITRDVLIVGAGAAGLTAANDLRKAGLSVAVLEARDRVGGRLWTDVIDGAMLEIGGQWVSPDQDALKDTIEELGLETYSRYREGDSVYVGPDGQAHRFTGEMFPVSPETEAVIARITGILDALVAEIDPDKPWEHPNAAEWDSISWDAWLRSQTDDDEAVRNLAFATGSAMLTKPTHAFSLLQSLLMAASAGSYSNLVDADFILDKRVVGGLQQVPLRLAERLGDDVLLNQPVRSLEWSEDGVVATTDDLTVRARYAILAHAPILYNRISFVPPLPRRQHQLHQHLSMGFVIKVHAVYDRPFWREQGLSGTAFSPYELSHEAYDNTNHGDERGTLVGFVSDANADGVFELSAEERKERILESLSHYYGPEAKNPVVYYESDWGSEEWTRGAYAASFDLGGLHRYGADLRTPVGPIHFACSDMAGAGYQHVDGAIRMGRLVAANIVDARREAGAPESIG, translated from the coding sequence ATGGCTGAGATCACCCGCGACGTGCTCATCGTGGGCGCCGGAGCCGCAGGGCTCACGGCGGCCAACGACCTGCGGAAGGCCGGCCTGTCGGTCGCCGTGCTGGAGGCTCGTGACCGCGTCGGCGGCCGCCTGTGGACCGATGTGATCGACGGCGCGATGCTGGAGATCGGCGGGCAGTGGGTCTCGCCGGACCAGGACGCGCTCAAGGACACGATCGAAGAGCTCGGCCTGGAAACGTACAGCCGCTACCGCGAGGGCGACAGCGTCTACGTCGGCCCGGACGGGCAGGCGCACCGTTTCACGGGGGAGATGTTCCCCGTCTCGCCGGAGACCGAGGCCGTGATCGCGCGCATCACCGGCATCCTCGACGCCCTCGTGGCCGAGATCGACCCGGACAAGCCGTGGGAGCATCCGAACGCCGCCGAGTGGGACTCGATCTCCTGGGACGCCTGGCTGCGCTCGCAGACCGACGACGACGAGGCCGTGCGCAACCTCGCGTTCGCGACCGGCTCCGCGATGCTCACCAAGCCGACCCACGCCTTCTCGCTGCTGCAGTCGCTGCTGATGGCCGCGTCCGCCGGCTCGTATTCGAACCTCGTCGACGCCGACTTCATCCTCGACAAGCGCGTCGTGGGCGGTCTGCAGCAGGTGCCGCTGCGCCTCGCCGAGCGCCTGGGCGATGACGTGCTGCTGAACCAGCCCGTCCGCAGCCTGGAGTGGTCGGAGGACGGGGTCGTGGCGACCACCGACGACCTCACGGTCCGGGCACGGTACGCGATCCTCGCCCACGCGCCCATCCTCTACAACCGCATCTCCTTCGTCCCGCCGCTGCCGCGTCGTCAGCACCAGCTGCACCAGCACCTGTCGATGGGCTTCGTGATCAAGGTGCACGCCGTCTACGACCGTCCGTTCTGGCGCGAGCAGGGCCTCAGCGGCACCGCCTTCAGCCCGTACGAGCTGTCGCACGAGGCGTACGACAACACCAACCACGGCGACGAGCGCGGCACCCTGGTCGGCTTCGTGTCCGACGCGAACGCCGACGGCGTGTTCGAGCTGTCGGCCGAGGAGCGCAAGGAGCGCATCCTCGAGTCGCTGTCGCACTACTACGGTCCCGAGGCGAAGAACCCGGTCGTCTACTACGAGAGCGACTGGGGCAGCGAGGAGTGGACCCGCGGCGCGTACGCCGCGAGCTTCGACCTCGGGGGCCTGCACCGCTACGGCGCGGACCTCCGCACCCCGGTCGGGCCGATCCACTTCGCGTGCAGCGACATGGCCGGAGCGGGTTACCAGCACGTCGACGGCGCGATCCGAATGGGTCGACTCGTCGCCGCGAACATCGTCGACGCCCGCCGCGAGGCCGGCGCTCCCGAGAGCATCGGCTGA
- a CDS encoding universal stress protein, translating into MTGTVVVGYTATDAGADAAALGARLARSIGATLHLVIVLPTEGTRSAAVPPERAYEEVIRTQARKWLQDAVVRLPQELVRSGHVRFSESFAEGLIAAGEEFDAGVIVIGTAGGGLFGRHRLGSVASELLHSSPIPVALAPAGLAQQDDHVLPRVTVAVGTRPGAEGVLDQAVALAGAAEVGLRLVSLVPFDVPPGLDTGAIRLAGSEHAHQVLAVAAERLPDGLGAVVEEAPGETVEDAVAGLSWLPGEVVLVGSSRLAQPRRLFLGSTAAKMLHELPVPMIVVPRTRDEAGDR; encoded by the coding sequence ATGACCGGCACGGTCGTCGTCGGCTACACGGCGACGGACGCGGGAGCGGACGCGGCGGCCCTGGGCGCACGGCTGGCGCGCAGCATCGGCGCGACCCTGCACCTCGTGATCGTCCTGCCGACCGAAGGCACCCGCAGTGCCGCCGTGCCGCCGGAGCGCGCGTACGAGGAGGTCATCCGGACGCAGGCGCGGAAGTGGCTGCAGGATGCCGTCGTGCGTCTGCCGCAGGAGCTGGTCCGGAGCGGGCACGTGCGGTTCTCGGAGTCCTTCGCCGAGGGGCTCATCGCCGCCGGTGAGGAGTTCGACGCCGGCGTCATCGTGATCGGCACCGCCGGCGGGGGACTCTTCGGCCGCCACCGCCTGGGCAGCGTCGCCTCCGAGCTGCTGCACTCCTCGCCGATCCCGGTGGCCCTCGCCCCGGCCGGTCTCGCCCAGCAGGACGACCATGTCCTCCCGCGCGTCACCGTCGCCGTGGGCACGCGTCCCGGTGCGGAGGGCGTCCTCGATCAGGCCGTCGCGCTCGCCGGTGCCGCGGAGGTGGGTCTCCGGCTGGTGTCCCTCGTTCCGTTCGACGTGCCGCCGGGACTCGACACGGGAGCCATCCGCCTCGCGGGCAGCGAGCACGCGCACCAGGTGCTCGCCGTCGCGGCGGAGCGGCTGCCGGACGGGCTCGGCGCCGTCGTCGAGGAGGCGCCAGGTGAGACGGTGGAAGACGCCGTCGCCGGGCTCTCCTGGCTCCCCGGCGAGGTCGTCCTCGTCGGCTCCAGCAGGCTGGCGCAGCCGCGCCGCCTCTTCCTGGGCTCCACGGCGGCGAAGATGCTGCACGAGCTGCCCGTCCCCATGATCGTCGTCCCGCGTACCCGCGATGAAGCAGGAGACCGCTGA
- the gabT gene encoding 4-aminobutyrate--2-oxoglutarate transaminase, producing the protein MALLDTAAPAVPLGGPDLPQERRLVTELPGPRSAEVLARKADAVAAGVGHTVPVAAVAAGGGVVVDADGNSLIDLGSGIAVTTVGNAHPKVAAAVAAQAAQFTHTCFMISPYESYVGVAEALNRVTPGDFAKKSALFNSGAEAVENAIKIARKHTGRQAVVAFDHGYHGRTNLTMALTAKSMPYKSGFGPFAPEVYRAPMSYPFRDGLEGGEAAARVILQLEKQIGADNLAAVIIEPIQGEGGFIVPADGFLPAIVDWCRANGVVFIADEVQTGFARTGHMFASEIFGIEPDLITTAKGIAGGLPLAAVTGRAEIMDASHTGGLGGTYGGNPIACAAALASIDVFENDGVIERAREIGEVLIGRLTALQAEDARIGDVRGHGAMVAAEFVDPETKAPDAALTAAVAKACIAQGVIVLTCGTYGNVIRFLPPLSIGDDLLNEGLDVVAAALAGA; encoded by the coding sequence ATGGCTCTCCTCGACACCGCAGCACCCGCAGTCCCCCTCGGCGGCCCCGACCTCCCGCAGGAGCGTCGCCTCGTCACGGAACTCCCCGGCCCGCGCTCGGCCGAGGTCCTCGCCCGCAAGGCGGACGCGGTCGCCGCCGGCGTCGGCCACACCGTGCCCGTCGCCGCCGTCGCGGCCGGCGGAGGAGTCGTCGTCGACGCCGACGGCAACTCGCTCATCGACCTCGGCTCCGGCATCGCCGTCACCACGGTTGGCAACGCGCATCCCAAGGTCGCCGCCGCCGTCGCCGCGCAGGCCGCGCAGTTCACGCACACCTGCTTCATGATCTCGCCGTACGAGTCGTACGTCGGCGTGGCCGAGGCGCTCAACCGCGTCACCCCCGGAGACTTCGCCAAGAAGAGCGCCCTGTTCAACTCCGGCGCGGAGGCCGTCGAGAACGCGATCAAGATCGCCCGCAAGCACACCGGTCGCCAGGCGGTCGTCGCGTTCGATCACGGCTACCACGGCCGCACGAACCTCACCATGGCCCTGACCGCGAAGTCGATGCCCTACAAGAGCGGCTTCGGGCCGTTCGCTCCCGAGGTGTACCGCGCGCCGATGTCCTACCCGTTCCGCGACGGCCTGGAGGGCGGCGAGGCTGCGGCCCGCGTCATCCTCCAGCTCGAGAAGCAGATCGGGGCCGACAACCTCGCGGCCGTCATCATCGAGCCCATCCAGGGTGAGGGCGGCTTCATCGTCCCCGCCGACGGTTTCCTCCCGGCGATCGTGGACTGGTGCCGTGCGAACGGCGTCGTCTTCATCGCCGACGAGGTCCAGACCGGCTTCGCTCGCACGGGCCACATGTTCGCCAGCGAGATCTTCGGCATCGAGCCCGACCTCATCACCACGGCCAAGGGCATCGCCGGCGGGCTGCCGCTCGCGGCGGTGACCGGTCGCGCCGAGATCATGGACGCTTCGCACACGGGCGGGCTGGGCGGCACGTACGGCGGCAACCCGATCGCCTGCGCCGCGGCACTCGCGTCGATCGACGTGTTCGAGAACGACGGTGTCATCGAGCGGGCTCGAGAGATCGGCGAGGTCCTCATCGGCCGCCTGACCGCCCTCCAGGCCGAAGACGCCCGCATCGGCGACGTCCGCGGTCACGGTGCCATGGTGGCCGCCGAGTTCGTCGACCCGGAGACGAAGGCGCCCGACGCCGCGCTCACGGCCGCAGTGGCCAAGGCCTGCATCGCGCAGGGCGTCATCGTCCTCACGTGCGGCACCTACGGCAACGTGATCCGCTTCCTCCCGCCGCTGTCCATCGGCGACGACCTGCTGAACGAAGGTCTCGACGTCGTGGCCGCGGCGCTCGCCGGCGCCTGA
- a CDS encoding APC family permease, with protein sequence MSSTNRATEPASGVTTGISTKGLSAGTVGLIGAVVIGISCIAPAYTFTAAVGPTASEVGAQIPAIILVGFIPMLLVAFGYRELNNRMPDSGTSFTWAARAFGPWVGWMAGWGLVVATILVLSNLAGVAVDFLFLLLSQITGNPEIADLAGVTWINIGVCLLFMLGATWVSYRDMQTTQKLQYWLVGFQILVLVFFAVAAIVQAVSGNGFDYQPFDLNWFNPFAISSFSAVAAGLSLSIFIFWGWDVTLTMNEETKDPEKTPGRAATVTVLTIVSLYLLLAVAMIMFAGVGTGELGLGNGDIQENVFFHLSGPILGPLAFLVSLAVLTSSASSLQSTFVGPARTLLAMGHYGALPKSFAKVSPRFFTPGYATIVSAIVASAFYAVMRVVSEDTLWDTILTLGMMICFYYGITAFACVWYFRKQWFDSTRNFFFTFLFPLVGGIILAILFFTTLIDSMDPAYGSGSEIGGIGIVFILGILIIVVGVAVMIGNAIRRPAFFRGETLGMDAPPSRRRRPTSV encoded by the coding sequence ATGAGCAGCACCAACCGGGCGACGGAGCCCGCATCCGGCGTCACGACCGGAATCTCGACGAAGGGCCTCAGCGCCGGCACCGTCGGCCTGATCGGCGCCGTCGTGATCGGCATCTCGTGCATCGCCCCCGCCTACACGTTCACGGCCGCCGTCGGCCCCACCGCGTCGGAGGTCGGCGCGCAGATCCCGGCGATCATCCTCGTCGGCTTCATTCCGATGCTCCTCGTGGCCTTCGGCTACCGCGAGCTCAACAACCGCATGCCCGACTCCGGCACCTCCTTCACCTGGGCCGCGCGGGCGTTCGGACCGTGGGTGGGCTGGATGGCCGGCTGGGGGCTCGTGGTGGCCACGATCCTCGTCCTGTCCAACCTCGCCGGCGTCGCGGTCGACTTCCTGTTCCTCCTGCTGTCGCAGATCACGGGCAATCCGGAGATCGCCGACCTCGCCGGCGTGACCTGGATCAACATCGGGGTCTGCCTGTTGTTCATGCTCGGTGCCACGTGGGTGTCGTACCGTGACATGCAGACCACGCAGAAGCTGCAGTACTGGCTGGTCGGATTCCAGATCCTCGTGCTGGTGTTCTTCGCGGTCGCCGCCATCGTGCAGGCGGTCAGCGGCAACGGCTTCGACTACCAGCCGTTCGACCTCAACTGGTTCAACCCCTTCGCGATCTCGTCGTTCAGCGCGGTCGCCGCCGGTCTGTCCCTGTCGATCTTCATCTTCTGGGGCTGGGACGTCACCCTCACCATGAACGAGGAGACGAAGGACCCGGAGAAGACCCCCGGGCGCGCGGCGACCGTCACGGTGCTCACGATCGTCTCGCTCTACCTGCTCCTCGCCGTCGCGATGATCATGTTCGCGGGCGTCGGCACCGGAGAGCTCGGCCTCGGCAACGGCGACATCCAGGAGAACGTGTTCTTCCACCTCTCCGGGCCGATCCTCGGCCCGCTCGCGTTCCTCGTGTCGCTCGCGGTGCTCACGAGCTCGGCTTCGTCGCTGCAGTCGACGTTCGTGGGCCCTGCCCGCACCCTGCTCGCAATGGGGCACTACGGCGCCCTCCCGAAGTCGTTCGCGAAGGTGAGCCCCCGGTTCTTCACCCCGGGCTATGCCACGATCGTGTCGGCCATCGTGGCCTCCGCGTTCTACGCGGTCATGCGCGTGGTCAGCGAGGACACCCTGTGGGACACGATCCTCACGCTCGGCATGATGATCTGCTTCTACTACGGGATCACCGCGTTCGCCTGCGTCTGGTACTTCCGCAAGCAGTGGTTCGACTCCACGAGGAACTTCTTCTTCACCTTCCTGTTCCCCCTGGTGGGTGGCATCATCCTCGCCATCCTGTTCTTCACCACCCTGATCGACTCCATGGACCCGGCCTACGGCTCCGGGTCGGAGATCGGCGGCATCGGCATCGTCTTCATCCTCGGCATCCTCATCATCGTGGTGGGCGTGGCCGTGATGATCGGGAACGCCATCCGGCGCCCGGCCTTCTTCCGCGGTGAGACGCTGGGTATGGACGCCCCGCCCAGCCGCCGTCGTCGTCCCACGTCCGTCTGA
- a CDS encoding NAD-dependent succinate-semialdehyde dehydrogenase codes for MSTQNEQALLDSIPTGLFIGGEWVDGETGATFDVKDPSTNQVIRTIADATPADGIRALDAAVAAQDEWAATAPRVRGEILRRAFDLVQARKEDLALLMTLEMGKPLAEARGEVAYGGEFLRWFSEEAVRISGRYGLNPEGTGHMIVSQRPVGPSFFVTPWNFPFAMATRKIAPALAAGCTVVIKPPALTPLTTIFFTTLLEEAGLPKGVVNVVQTSKSSALSAPIIADPRLRKLSFTGSTEVGRKLIAQAAEGVLRVSMELGGNAPFVVFDDADLDKAVDGALAAKFRNIGQACTAANRFIVHKDIAGEFAKRVTERVNAMKIGRGTEEGVAIGPLIDEDAVAKAGELVDDAVDRGATLLAGGKALEGTGTFYEPTVLTDVVPGSAILREEIFGPVLAIATFETEEEAVRLANDTEYGLVSYVFTENLQRGQRMIDALETGMMGLNVGVVSNAAAPFGGVKQSGVGREGGFEGIHEYLSTKYTLIPVS; via the coding sequence ATGAGCACTCAGAACGAGCAGGCCCTGCTCGACAGCATCCCCACCGGCCTCTTCATCGGCGGCGAGTGGGTCGACGGGGAGACCGGCGCGACCTTCGACGTCAAGGACCCCTCGACGAACCAGGTGATCCGCACGATCGCCGACGCCACCCCCGCGGACGGCATCCGGGCGCTCGACGCGGCCGTGGCCGCCCAGGACGAGTGGGCCGCGACGGCGCCCCGCGTGCGCGGCGAGATCCTGCGGCGGGCGTTCGACCTCGTGCAGGCGCGCAAGGAGGACCTCGCACTGCTGATGACGCTCGAGATGGGCAAGCCCCTCGCGGAGGCCCGCGGTGAGGTCGCCTACGGTGGCGAGTTCCTCCGCTGGTTCAGCGAAGAGGCCGTGCGCATCAGCGGCCGCTACGGCCTCAACCCCGAAGGCACCGGTCACATGATCGTGTCGCAGCGTCCCGTGGGGCCGTCGTTCTTCGTGACACCGTGGAACTTCCCGTTCGCGATGGCGACCCGCAAGATCGCGCCGGCCCTCGCCGCCGGCTGCACCGTCGTGATCAAGCCCCCGGCACTGACGCCGCTCACGACCATCTTCTTCACGACCCTGCTCGAGGAGGCCGGTCTGCCGAAGGGGGTCGTCAACGTCGTGCAGACCTCCAAGTCGAGCGCGCTGTCGGCGCCGATCATCGCCGACCCGCGCCTGCGCAAGCTCTCCTTCACCGGATCGACCGAAGTCGGCCGCAAGCTCATCGCCCAGGCGGCGGAGGGCGTGCTGCGGGTGTCGATGGAGCTCGGCGGCAACGCTCCGTTCGTCGTGTTCGACGACGCCGACCTCGACAAGGCCGTGGACGGCGCGCTCGCCGCGAAGTTCCGCAACATCGGTCAGGCCTGCACCGCGGCCAACCGCTTCATCGTGCACAAGGACATCGCGGGCGAGTTCGCCAAGCGCGTCACCGAGCGTGTCAACGCCATGAAGATCGGCCGTGGCACGGAGGAGGGCGTGGCGATCGGCCCGCTCATCGACGAGGACGCCGTGGCCAAGGCCGGCGAGCTCGTGGACGACGCCGTCGATCGCGGTGCGACCCTGCTCGCGGGCGGCAAGGCCCTCGAGGGTACCGGCACCTTCTACGAGCCCACGGTTCTGACCGACGTCGTGCCCGGTTCGGCGATCCTCCGCGAGGAGATCTTCGGCCCGGTGCTCGCGATCGCGACCTTCGAGACGGAGGAGGAGGCCGTGCGCCTCGCCAACGACACCGAGTACGGCCTCGTCTCGTACGTGTTCACTGAGAACCTGCAGCGCGGCCAGCGGATGATCGACGCGCTGGAGACCGGCATGATGGGTCTCAACGTGGGTGTCGTCTCCAATGCGGCGGCTCCCTTCGGCGGCGTCAAGCAGTCGGGCGTCGGCCGCGAGGGCGGCTTCGAGGGCATCCACGAGTACCTGTCCACCAAGTACACGCTGATCCCGGTCTCCTGA
- the poxB gene encoding ubiquinone-dependent pyruvate dehydrogenase, translating into MANVAENIVKTLNANGVDRIYGIPGDSLNGLTDALRKDGSIRWVHVRHEESAAFAAAADAGTTGDLAVVAGSCGPGNLHLINGLYDAQRSRVPVLAIAAHIPTVEIGTGYFQETHPQELFRECSVYVEYVADPSQMPRLMEIAMRAAIEQRGVAVLVIPGDVALSEIADDRAVVIERARPVIQPSGPELEKAATMLNAAKKVTILAGAGVEGAHDEVIALADALGAPIVHALRGKEFIEYDNPFDVGMTGLLGFASGYRAMEAADTLLVLGSDFPYEQFYPEHATTIQVDIRGSQLGKRHPLDLGLVGDVKATAEALLPRLARKDDRAHLDDAVAHYRKTRKKLDELAVPAKGARPIHPQYLARLLDEYAAQDAIFTADVGSPTVWAARYLSMTEGRRLIGSFTHGSMANALMHGIGAQVAHPGRQVVALAGDGGLAMMLGELLTLTQNGLPVKTIVVNNSSLNFVELEMKAAGFVTYGTGLDNPSFAAIAEAMGIFARRVERSEDLPEAVREVLAHDGPALLDVVTERQELSMPPAIEAAQVKGFALYAIRTVMSGRGDELLDLARANWRQLF; encoded by the coding sequence ATGGCCAACGTCGCTGAGAACATCGTCAAGACTTTGAACGCCAACGGAGTCGACCGGATCTACGGCATCCCGGGCGACTCGCTGAACGGACTCACGGACGCGCTCCGCAAAGACGGCAGCATCCGCTGGGTGCATGTGCGTCACGAGGAGTCCGCGGCCTTCGCCGCCGCGGCCGACGCCGGCACCACGGGAGACCTCGCCGTCGTCGCGGGCTCGTGCGGCCCCGGCAACCTGCATCTCATCAACGGGCTGTACGACGCGCAGCGCTCCCGTGTGCCGGTGCTCGCCATCGCCGCCCACATCCCGACCGTCGAGATCGGCACCGGATACTTCCAGGAGACGCATCCGCAGGAGCTGTTCCGTGAGTGCAGCGTGTACGTCGAGTACGTCGCCGACCCGTCGCAGATGCCGCGACTGATGGAGATCGCGATGCGCGCCGCCATCGAGCAGCGCGGGGTCGCCGTCCTCGTGATCCCGGGAGACGTGGCGCTGTCCGAGATCGCGGACGACCGCGCCGTGGTGATCGAGCGCGCTCGTCCGGTGATTCAGCCCAGCGGCCCGGAGCTGGAGAAGGCCGCGACGATGCTGAACGCGGCCAAGAAGGTCACGATTCTCGCCGGAGCCGGGGTGGAAGGGGCGCACGACGAGGTGATCGCGCTCGCCGACGCGCTCGGAGCCCCCATCGTCCACGCGCTGCGGGGCAAGGAGTTCATCGAGTACGACAACCCGTTCGACGTCGGGATGACAGGGCTGCTCGGGTTCGCATCCGGCTACCGGGCCATGGAGGCCGCCGACACGCTCCTCGTCCTCGGCAGCGACTTCCCGTACGAGCAGTTCTACCCGGAGCACGCGACCACCATCCAGGTCGACATCCGCGGCTCCCAGCTGGGTAAGCGCCACCCGCTCGACCTCGGCCTCGTCGGAGACGTGAAGGCCACGGCGGAAGCTCTGCTTCCCCGTCTCGCGCGGAAGGACGACCGGGCCCACCTCGACGATGCCGTGGCCCATTACCGGAAGACGCGGAAGAAGCTCGACGAACTCGCAGTGCCGGCGAAGGGCGCACGGCCCATCCACCCCCAGTACCTCGCCCGACTGCTGGACGAGTACGCCGCGCAGGACGCGATCTTCACCGCCGACGTGGGCTCGCCGACCGTCTGGGCCGCGCGCTATCTGTCCATGACCGAGGGGCGCCGGCTGATCGGGTCGTTCACGCACGGCTCGATGGCGAACGCCCTGATGCACGGGATCGGCGCGCAGGTCGCGCACCCGGGTCGTCAGGTCGTGGCGCTCGCAGGCGACGGCGGCCTCGCCATGATGCTCGGCGAGCTGTTGACGCTCACCCAGAACGGTCTGCCGGTCAAGACGATCGTGGTGAACAACTCGTCGCTGAACTTCGTGGAGCTGGAGATGAAGGCCGCCGGCTTCGTCACCTACGGCACGGGCCTGGACAACCCGAGCTTCGCCGCCATCGCGGAGGCCATGGGGATCTTCGCCCGCCGAGTGGAGCGCAGCGAGGATCTGCCCGAGGCCGTCCGCGAGGTCCTCGCGCACGACGGTCCGGCGCTGCTCGACGTCGTGACCGAGCGGCAGGAGCTGTCCATGCCGCCGGCGATCGAGGCCGCGCAGGTCAAGGGCTTCGCGCTGTACGCGATCCGCACCGTGATGTCGGGGCGCGGCGACGAGCTGCTCGACCTCGCACGGGCGAACTGGCGTCAGCTGTTCTGA
- a CDS encoding NAD-dependent succinate-semialdehyde dehydrogenase gives MTDYAVVNPATGETLASYDTFTDAQIEEAVAAADEAHREWSRSTTVADRAALLRRAAELHRERREELADIFVREMGKPREAALGEVDFAADIAEYYADQAEDIMADQPITILGEGSAIIRRSSLGPLVGIMPWNFPAYQIVRFAAPNLIVGNTILLKPAPQCPESSSAIEAIYHDAGFPTGAYQNVLATNEQIAAMIADPRVQGVSLTGSERAGAAVAEVAGRNLKKVALELGGSDPFIVLSTDDLDATVQAGVDARLDNNGQACNGAKRFIIVDDLYDAFVEKFTAAMAAVEATDPTLDDTVLGPVSSEAAAENLQKQIDTAVAQGATLLTGGTRDGAFFAPTVLADVTPEMDVYREELFGPAAVVYRVADEDAAVALANDTTFGLGSYVFTTDEAQAERVADRIEAGMVYVNLVLADSPELPFGGIKRSGTARELGHLAADEFVNKKLIRVG, from the coding sequence ATGACCGACTACGCCGTCGTCAACCCCGCCACCGGCGAGACCCTGGCGTCGTACGACACCTTCACCGACGCGCAGATCGAGGAGGCCGTCGCGGCGGCCGACGAGGCGCACCGCGAGTGGTCGCGCTCCACCACGGTCGCCGACCGTGCCGCGCTGCTGCGTCGTGCCGCCGAACTGCACCGCGAGCGCCGCGAGGAGCTGGCCGACATCTTCGTTCGCGAGATGGGCAAGCCCCGCGAGGCCGCGCTCGGCGAGGTCGACTTCGCCGCCGACATCGCGGAGTACTACGCGGACCAGGCCGAGGACATCATGGCCGACCAGCCCATCACGATCCTCGGGGAGGGGTCGGCGATCATCCGCCGCTCCTCGCTGGGGCCGCTCGTGGGGATCATGCCGTGGAACTTCCCGGCCTATCAGATCGTGCGCTTCGCCGCGCCGAACCTGATCGTCGGCAACACGATCCTCCTGAAGCCGGCGCCGCAGTGCCCGGAGTCCTCCAGCGCGATCGAGGCGATCTACCACGACGCCGGCTTCCCGACGGGCGCGTACCAGAACGTGCTCGCCACGAACGAGCAGATCGCGGCGATGATCGCGGACCCGCGGGTACAGGGCGTGTCGCTGACCGGCTCCGAGCGCGCCGGCGCCGCGGTGGCCGAGGTCGCGGGGCGCAACCTCAAGAAGGTCGCGCTGGAGCTGGGCGGGTCCGACCCGTTCATCGTGCTCTCCACCGACGATCTCGACGCCACCGTGCAGGCGGGCGTGGACGCGCGCCTCGACAACAACGGCCAGGCCTGCAACGGCGCCAAGCGCTTCATCATCGTCGACGACCTCTACGACGCCTTCGTGGAGAAGTTCACGGCGGCGATGGCGGCCGTCGAGGCGACCGACCCCACGCTCGACGACACGGTCCTCGGCCCGGTCTCGTCGGAGGCGGCGGCGGAGAACCTGCAGAAGCAGATCGACACCGCCGTGGCCCAGGGGGCGACCCTGCTCACGGGCGGCACGCGCGACGGGGCGTTCTTCGCACCGACCGTGCTCGCCGACGTGACCCCGGAGATGGACGTGTACCGCGAGGAACTCTTCGGCCCCGCGGCGGTCGTGTACCGCGTCGCGGATGAGGACGCCGCGGTCGCGCTGGCCAACGACACCACGTTCGGCCTCGGCTCGTACGTCTTCACGACGGACGAGGCGCAGGCGGAGCGCGTGGCCGATCGGATCGAGGCCGGCATGGTCTACGTGAACCTCGTGCTCGCCGACAGCCCTGAGCTCCCGTTCGGCGGCATCAAGCGCAGCGGCACGGCCCGCGAGCTGGGGCACCTCGCCGCCGACGAGTTCGTCAACAAGAAGCTGATTCGCGTCGGCTGA